One window from the genome of Sardina pilchardus chromosome 12, fSarPil1.1, whole genome shotgun sequence encodes:
- the LOC134098024 gene encoding E3 ubiquitin-protein ligase TRIM35-like has translation MASNSEEDYCCPVCCDIYKDPVVLSCSHSMCKACLQQFWKSKGSKECPVCRRKSSKDPPPPNLALRNLCEAFLQERSSRAAAEPEMLCSQHGEKLKIFCLEDQQPLCWVCQTSKKHNNHTVRPIEEAAQDCKEELKIKLQPLQNKLKTFEEVKLVCDQTAAHIKTQAQHTERQIKEVFEKLHHFLHDEEAARIAALREEEEQKSQMMKKKIEKISRDISSLSDTIRAIRKEMEADDITFLQNYKSTVERAQCTLQDPERVSGAPIDMSKHLTNLFTLWEKIKEIAQCSQDEVTGALRIVLLGKGAQGQSATGNTILGGPKFKSRPSFKAITTVCQKETATVNGRQITVIDTPGLYDAVFSHEETKKEIAKCIGMAAPGPHVFLLVMSIGRFTQEDRESVEILQEMFGDKYTVVLFTRGDELEMDGYTLDKYIEDISDLKALVQKYGNRYHVFNNRDKSNNDQVLKLLDMIDAMLKVNGGKYYTSEMFQKAKEASSRKRR, from the exons ATGGCGTCCAACTCAGAGGAGGACTACtgctgtcctgtgtgctgtgataTCTACAAGGATCCTGTAGTCCTGTCCTGTAGTCACAGCATGTGTAAAGCCTGTCTGCAGCAGTTCTGGAAATCCAAAGGATCCAAAGAGTGTCCGGTCTGCAGGAGAAAATCTTCAAAGGACCCCCCGCCCCCTAATCTGGCTCTCAGGAACCTCTGTGAGGCGTTCCTACAGGAGAGAAGTTCGAGAGCTGCAGCAGAACCTGAGATGCTCTGCAGTCAGCACGGTGAGAAACTCAAGATCTTCTGTCTGGAGGATCAGCAGCCTCTGTGTTGGGTCTGTCAGACCTCGAAGAAGCATAACAACCACACCGTCAGGCCCATAGAGGAGGCAGCACAGGACTGTAag GAGGAGCTCAAGATCAAACTGCAGCCCTTACAGAATAAGCTGAAGACCTTTGAAGAGGTTAAACTCGTCTGTgaccaaacagcagcacataTTAAG ACACAAgcccaacacacagagaggcaaatCAAGGAGGTgtttgagaagcttcaccaCTTTCTACAtgatgaagaggcagccaggatagctgcactaagggaggaagaggagcagaagagtcagatgatgaagaagaagattgagaagatcaGCAGAGAtatctcatctctttcagacaccATCAGAGCCATAAGAAAGGAGATGGAAGCggatgacatcacattcctgCAG aactacaagagcacagtggaaag agcccagtgcacattacaggatccagagagggtttcaggagctccGATCGACATGTCGAAACACCTTACCAACCTGTTCACACTCTGGGAGAAGATAAAGGAGATTGCTCAATGCA GTCAAGACGAAGTGACCGGTGCTTTACGCATTGTCCTGCTTGGGAAGGGTGCACAGGGGCAGAGTGCCACTGGAAACACCATACTTGGGGGTCCTAAGTTTAAATCCCGTCCATCATTTAAGGCAATCACAACTGTGTGTCAGAAGGAGACTGCTACTGTCAACGGAAGACAGATTACTGTGATTGACACCCCAGGTTTGTATGATGCAGTCTTTAGTCATGAAGAAACTAAGAAAGAGATTGCAAAATGCATCGGCATGGCAGCACCAGGTCCACATGTGTTCCTTCTGGTCATGTCTATAGGGCGCTTCACTCAGGAGGATAGAGAATCTGTGGAGATTTTACAAGAGATGTTTGGAGACAAGTACACAGTAGTGTTATTCACAAGAGGAGATGAGTTAGAGATGGATGGATATACTCTTGATAAGTATATTGAAGATATTTCAGATTTAAAAGCTCTTGTTCAGAAATATGGAAATAGATACCATGTGTTCAACAACAGAGACAAAAGCAATAATGACCAGGTTCTCAAACTGCTGGATATGATAGACGCCATGCTGAAGGTGAATGGGGGTAAATATTACACCAGTGAAATGTTCCAGAAAGCAAAAGAGGCCTCAAGCAGAAAGAGGAGATAA